caggccatggaagagctccaaaaggattttgaaaatcaagtaagagaggtggaggaaaagttaggaagagaaaggagagggatgcaagaaaatcgtgaaaagtgagtcaacagcttgctaaaggagacccaaaaaattgctgaagaaaataacacctttaaaaatacggTACCTCAATTTGCAAAAGACGTccaaaaaggaggttcaaaagtttactgaagaaaggagctctttaaaaattagaatgcagcagatggaagctaatgactttatgagaaacgaagaaattacaaaacaaaaccaaaggaatgaaaaaatagaagataatgtggaaagtatcactggaaaaacaactgacgtggaaaatagatttaggaaagacaatttaaaaattatgagactacctgaaagtcatgatcaaaaaaagaggttagacatcatctttcatgaaattactaaggaaaactgctctgatattttagaaccagagggcaaaataaatattgaaagaatccagcgaTCACCTCCTAAtatagatccaaaaagagaaacttctaggaatattgtagccaacttccagagttcccaggtcaaggagaaaatactgcaagcagctaaaacGAAACAATTCCaatgttatggaaatacaatcacggTACCACAATATCAAGTAACTTCTACATTCAGGGAtagaaggacatggaatatgatattccagaagtcaaaggaactaggattaaaaccaagaatcacctacccagcaaaaccgagcataatacttcagggggaaaaacaatttttcaattaaatagaggactttcaagcactcttaatcaaaagaccagaagtgaatagaaaatttgactttcaaacacaagaatcaagagaagcaggaaaagataaacaggaaagagaaatcataagggactttctaaagtcgaactgcttacattcccacatggaaagatactatttgtaactcttgaaatctttctcaatatttgggttgTTGGAATGATAatacactcacatgcacacacacatatgtgtatatgtatatatacgtatatatctatgtgtgtgtgagtatatatatactgAGGCTTCaggttatatatatacacagagagcacagggtgagttcagtaagaagggatgatatctaaaaaattaaaatcaacgggtgagagaggaatatattgggagcaggaagggagaaatggaatgaggcaaattagctctcataaaagagagaagaaataactttttcaatggaggagtgCAGGGAACAGGTGAGAGTGAAAAAGTggagtttgctctcatcacatttttcTTGAAGAGGGAATAATACGCTCACTAAAAAAAAGTGGAGTACAAGgtcagccaggaagtgtctgaggctagatttgaaatcaggtcttcctgagtcgaggtccagcactctacccacagTAGCACCTAGCTGCCACACCAGCAGAGTCACCTGACCAGCTGAGTGTCAACATCTCTGACTTCGTTCTCTCATGCATggaaaaacaatgttaaaatacATCTTTGTCCTCCAAAAATAGCTATTAAAAGTCACTTGTGAGTGGGAAGGTAAGAAGAAAGTCTCACCCAATATAGTAAATTGATACAACTAAGAGGAGAGAAAACTCTAAAGTGAATTATGGCTTCAGAGTCCAGCGTTTCTGAGGCAACAAGGGGAGGCAGGAAACCAAGAAGAAGTCAAGCATTAGGAAGAAACGCAGCATATGCTGTCAGGCCTGGACTAGGAATGACCAGACAGAAATCTCAGGGCCATCTTGGACTCTTCATTCTCACTTACTCTGCATTTTCAAACTATTTCCAAGCCTTGTTGTTTCCTATCTCCATCGTATCACTAATTTatattccatctctcccctcaaagAGGGATAATCAGAAGTCAGGCCCCCAGCACCCACATGTGATTTTCTACAAGACAAATCTGCACACATCACTCTCTAATTTCAGTAAACTCCACTGGATCCCTCTCCTAACCAGGATCCAATAGGAATTCCCCCCTTTGGAATTATGCCAGAACATGCTTTCTCAGTCACCCCTCCTCTTTCCACTCACAGTAGCACAGCCAGAATTGCTTCCGTTGGTTGTCGTCATGTCCAGAACTTCTGTCACATCTGTGCATTTGTGATGACCCtaagcctggaatgcactccttcctcagcTCCATCCCTCAGAACGCCTCATGCCTTCCTCCAGTTCCTACTGCCTTCTACCCCATTATTGCTCTTGCCTAGTCTCAACATAAGAAAATACCATTAAGTGGCAACCCAAAAGATAGGCCTCTGATGTGTACTATGTGCTCTATATTGAATGAGAAATCTGACCCTCAATTGATGAGAGAATGGTGACCAAGATGTTCCAAACCTACCCTAAGCGATTGACTTGAAGTAATAGGACTCCCTGCCTTGTCTGGccgtctgagcctactctagcagtAAAGGCACTAAGAATTATTAAGTTATTAATTATTAGTTATGAAGTTTGTCTTCTCTTGGCACATTGATAATAAGGGGCTCtgggtcttcataaaatttttctttgacctcatcaggttCATAATAgtaggagcataggcactgatgatgtcAGCGTGACATTTTCTTGCAAGCGACAATCACAtcgtcatgagcctgtcattcactccttttggcaggcatacaagcttgttgactagattaattttgattgcaaaacctacaccagcctcacagcactccccttcgctgtggccactccagaaaaacctGTATCCATCTCCGACTTCAGTAAGTTGGCCTTCATTTCCAACTTTGTTCCACTAAGGTCTGCTATTGGATTCAATTAACCTTCTGAGTACTCTTGCAACAAGACCTGTTCATCTTTCAGGCCTActgaattttgattttatctcTAAATGTGTGCaaattccatgtgccaatggtgagtggaatcatctttgcagacgtttttgtacattttttgtgtttaGACCACAGGGTAGGTTGCCCACCTGCcctggtaatcaggccagggttctGTAAGCAGAGAATTTTAGGGAGCctcttctagccccttcctcacaccagcaGGTGAGCAGTACAATTCTTAAAAtgttgctcagacacccagggagcTGCTGAATGCCACTGCTGCTTCCACTGAAAAGaaaaccctatggcctgggccacctgtgtgcaggttTGTGACTCCAGCTCCCGGTGTATCTGCACCCGCTCCTTCATCGCTCAgttgtcaccacaggactttgagacagGTTAAATGgcaaaatatatgtataagtgtgtgtgtgtgtgtgtgtgtgtgtgtgtgtgtgtgtaagtgtgtgtgtgtgtgtatatatatatataaatacattaacGTGTCTGTCTTCATACGTGTATATACTTTTTTCCTTATTACAACCTTAAAATCCAGGGTTCTTGTCTTCCAAGTCTCACTCCAATACCCACCCCTTCTCTATGGAAATCTGAAGCCCTGTATCATCATGGACAGCTTGTATCATCATGGACAGCTAAGCCAACAAGAGAAAATTCAATTTAACTTTCAGAAAAGTTCTGTGAGAGCTGGAAACTGAGCTAATGAAGCAGGTGACATACAAAAGATATTTATTCCCTAGTTTATTGGGACCACAACTGAAAACTATGCAAGGATAACGGAGACATCGATAGAGTGGTGATGATGGGCCACACCAATCCAGCAGTAATTCCCCTAATGCCCTTGTATACAGTTTGGTGTTTAGATAAAATGAAAGTCTTTACCAGAGAAACAGCACTTATAAGCTTTCTCTAGACTTGAAGGCTTTAAGGAATTCATCTGTTGGAGCCACTCCTTGGGAATTCCCCACCCTTGGTGCCTgaaagcaaatagaaaatcaCTTTTCCTAGGCCTGCTTgattgggagaagagggaggggaatatAAGGGTAGGAGAGGAGCTGTCCTCAATCCTGCCCCTGTTCCACCCCTCATGCCCCAGGGTCTGGCCCGGAGATTCCCGAAAAGGACAGTTACAGGACTATAGGACCAGGCATAGAAGTCACCAGCtacttgaagaagaaaaagggaagttcTCCATCTGGGGCCTTTCTTCGTCAATATTTGTCATCTTTGGATCAACTGAAGATTTCTCTGTGAGTTTAATCTTGTCTTTATACAGTTATATTGATCCCTTCAAAGTGCACAGCTGGAAAAGTGGTTACTCTGGGAAATGGGAGGTGGGCAACAAAGAAATTCCTGTTGCTGTGTTCTgaggttttcttcttcccttggaAGCAGGAGCAGCCCCCAACTTTAAGACACTTTTTTTCATATGGCcccagaaggaagggagagtttTGTTTGAAGTGCTTCAGAAGACCCTCCAGCCCCAAAATGTGAAAGTTCCTGTTCCTAATCCTCTAGGTGCAGGCTCCAGGTCAGGGTAGGTAGACCAGACAATGTGctgattttctcctcttttcagtCTGGATGAACAGACCCACCCTTTCTCAGACATTTGGCCCTAAAGCACATGATTTCTCAATAAATAGAAGATGAAGCTCCAGCAATCGAGGAACCTGAGACCTTCAGTTAGTCAGGTGCTGGCCAATTACCTGGTTGGGCAGGAGAtgaggacctgctgctgctgctgcttcatcCTCCTCCCCTTTGCCCTCTCAGTACAATAGTAGCCACTTCAGGGAAGTtaaattgtttttgtattcccagcaccaaGCCCAGTGCTGAAAATGATTCTAGGCCCAGGATCTCAAAAGAGTAAGTACTGAGCAAGAGTTTACTGCAGTTTGGCACAGAAAACCAATGAACAGATAATTgcactcccttccctccttttcaccAGTGAGGGACTAAGGATATGAAACACTGTGTAATACATTGTTGGACTTACTTCATATGATGGCTAGTTGTTCcgaaatatttttctctttttttatctttttattttaaaaaattgattttgtgTAGGGGACAGTAGATAGAATGATAAAATtatgtaaaaggaaaaattattggtagaaattttaaaatataaataaataaatggatgaatgaatttatgatgttaaaaataataaatttatagataagtgtatgcatacatacattgaatgaataaacaaatgtcTGTTGCATTGAATTAAGTGATTCAACCCACCTGTCCACATAGGTTGTGGAAAGAAGCCAGATCCCCATGTACTAAAGAAAgagcagaagagaggaaaatgaagggTGAATTGGAGTGTggtcaaagaaaaaaggagaaatgaatgtACCCCAATCTTCTCCAGAAGGCTCATATCTATAGTTCACTGTCACATCATGAGAAGAAAAAGGGgtaaaaagaaatgagttttCAAAAGgactactgtgtgtcaggcacagtCTTAAACactacatatattgtctcatttgatcctctggaGAACCCTGTGAACTTGGTGCCATTATTgacctcattttccagttgaggaacctgagggaGACAGATGTTACGtgattttccagggtcacacagctaaaatgaCTAATGAAAACTTTGAGAAACATAATTTCTGGATAAATAATAATCAGTTTATTTACTACGGCCAGCAAGTAAGAGATTGAAGTAGTTGTCCCcctgaagagctttgaatgtttCAAAAGTCTTTGGGAAAGGAGGTGCGGCAGAGGGTAGAAATGAGTTCTAATTGGTTAACAATCAGTGAGGGGGTGGACACAGAGATGGACAGAAAGACTTAGGCTCCCACTGCTGAGGGCAAGATGAGGTCCAGTTGCCTCCTGGTATCTGGACAAAGGCATTCATCTCTCCCCAGTCAATATACAATGAAGAGTGATGGGGTTAGAATAACACGTATGTTAGATTCTGTTTGTAAGGTCTTCTAGTGTGGCATCCCATCCGTGATCAAAAAGCAGGTACTGGAGGATTTCAACATCCTCGTCATCGccaatgtccttcagagactgaacaGCTGACAAAGCAATGGTTTCTTAATGAGGATATAGGAAGGATTAGTCTTAATCCTAATTAAGTAATTGGTTAGTAATATAAGAGAAATAACTATATCTCTcattactaagtgtctgagactagattttaaCCCACTTCTTTCTCTAGGCCGAGCACTCTGGTCACTGTGGCCCCACCTAGCTGTACCctagagagagggagtggggaagaggaggCTCTAACTCTTGTAGGTAAAGATGACAGCAAATCTCTAGAAAAGTCCCTGATGCCCTTCCTTGTCTTTGTGTACCCAGGTCCTCTGAGAGGGGATTCATCGGGCTGGCATCAACAACCATGGCTGTGTCCCCCACACCTGGACAGCTGGAATATACCCATGACAATGCAACAGAGAGAAGTGTAAATATGAGTTTTGTTCTTCAGGAACCAGAAAGATTTGACTCGTATTTCTGGATGGGGATCCTCACTCTGCTCATTGTCATACTTGGGCTGGTGGGGAATAGCATCGTCCTGTGGCTCCTGGGCTTTCGCATCCAGAGGAACCCCTTCTCCGTGTACATCCTCAACCTAGCCGGGGCCGACGCCCTATTCCTGTGTTCCTCCTTTCTGAACTACATGAATTACGTTTTTGAATTTAGTTCTTCGAGGTTAATACATGTAGCAGAGTCATTCCTCCTATACGTGTTCTTCATTACAAGCATGAACCTCCTGGCTGCCATCAGCATCGAGCGCTGCCTCTCCGTGCTCTTCCCCATTTGGTACCTATGTCACCGCCCCAAGCACACGTCTGCCACCCTGTGCACTGTCCTCTGGGCTCTGGTCATCCTGTTCGGTGCACTATATTGCAAACTCTGTTGGGGCAAGTTTTCTGACCCTATCTGTAGAAATACCATCAACATCTTACTGTTCGTGTGGTCCATCGTCCTCACCTGCATGTTGTGTGTGTCCAATCTGACTCTACTTCTGAGGGTCCAGTGCAGCCCCCAGCACCAGCAGCCCCCCAGGCTCTacctcctggtcctgctcacggTCCTCGTGTTCCTGCTCTGTCTCCTGCCCATCGGGATCAGTGATTTCATAGGATTTAAGACAAACATATACTACCTGCCATATTGGCTCCGCTCGATGCTGGCCTGTGTGAACAGCAGTGCAAACCCCATCATTTACTTCTTCCTGGGCAACCAAAGGTGTCGAAGGAGGGAGCCCCTCAGGGTGATCCTCCAGAGGGCCTTGGGGAATGAGGAGGTGAGAGGTGGGACGACGGGCACTCCTCACACCAACGCCCCAGAGACATCCTTCTGAGGGTAAGAACAAGATGCTCAGACTCCAGAGCATTTGACTTGAGTCCCTGCCCCAGACCCAGCTGCAGCCTCTTCCCACCTCCCTGGCAAGGAAACCAAGATTCCCCTTCCATCCCTTATGTTGGTGCCCAGGCTTTGAACTCTAAGTGATGAAGAAACATTTATAAGGTGCCTGCTCTATGTTAGTCAGGTGGGCAATGCAGGGGATCGAGCTGCACAGTCTGGAATGGGAACTGTGCTCAggtctggcctgagacacttagcAACAGTCTGACCTTccgcaagtcacttcactttgcctaagtttccttatctgtaaaatgagctagcaaaagaaatgtaaaccattccagtgtctttgccaagaaaacctcagacgGGGGTAACAAAGAATCGTATGAGTGAACAGCAGGACTCTTGCAggtactgtactaaatgctttacaaatatctcatttaaccctctcAATATACCTGATGTATATTGAGGTACATGCTCCTATGACCCccgttttacacatgaggaaactgaggcaggcagagcttCAGTGACTAAATCAGGGTCCCAAAGCAAgcaagtatctgaaactggatttgaactcagatcttcctgatttctggcCCAATGCTCTGTGCACTTTGGAGCCCCCTAGTTTTCTGGAGGCTACTTTACCTGCAGAGTTAGGTCCAGGGTTTCATGTGTCACCAGCCCAGAGGAAGGCTACTTCACCAAATGGACACTGTCCCTGTCCTGAGgagtagaggaagaggaaagatgacCTTTAAGGCCCCACGTCTCCCTGTCCTCTTCTTGTGAATCTCTGTCAATGAAGGCAGAGTCAGGGTTCAGACTCCTCAGGGTTCTGTGGGCCATGCTCCCCCACCTTGTCTTCTCTCACACTTGATCCACAGGGTCCCCTCAGGCCTcgttccccctcctctccctaaCAAGGGAAAATTCCAGCTCAGCCAGGTCCCCTCCATTCCCTACTTGTGCtcctttcccctcacccccccccccaatcccatCATCGTTGTTCAGCTAAATACTTCTGTCTCTAAAGGTCAAGGCTGAGGCTCAGCTTCCCCTCTTGTTTCCAGTCTGTTTCTCCAGGGAtccatctctctgagtctctgttttccTATGTTTCTGTGACTCTCTCTAATCTGATCTTTCTTTCACTCTGCATGACCCAGTTCCTGACGAGTATGGATATTGTAGTGGTGTTACAGGACAGGGTACACCCTCATGAAACCAAAGTTGGGGAAGGGGATACatatcacacatatacatatcacacacacaccatgtatatatatatatatatcacacagCACACCTACTTATTGCCTATACATGCCACatagcacatgcacacacacacacacacacacacacatgcatggaGCAACAATCTCCTATGGAATATCCAGACTATGAGAGATCATTCAGCCTCCATATGATTCCTCCACTGGCAATGACCTTGCTCTCTCCTCAGTGGTTTCAGGTCCCGTATTTTTTCTGGTCCCCACACAGACTGGTGTAAATGTctgattgttaaaaatttttactaCTTGTTTAATCgattatgtttataattttcc
The DNA window shown above is from Notamacropus eugenii isolate mMacEug1 chromosome 2, mMacEug1.pri_v2, whole genome shotgun sequence and carries:
- the LOC140522535 gene encoding mas-related G-protein coupled receptor member A6-like — protein: MAVSPTPGQLEYTHDNATERSVNMSFVLQEPERFDSYFWMGILTLLIVILGLVGNSIVLWLLGFRIQRNPFSVYILNLAGADALFLCSSFLNYMNYVFEFSSSRLIHVAESFLLYVFFITSMNLLAAISIERCLSVLFPIWYLCHRPKHTSATLCTVLWALVILFGALYCKLCWGKFSDPICRNTINILLFVWSIVLTCMLCVSNLTLLLRVQCSPQHQQPPRLYLLVLLTVLVFLLCLLPIGISDFIGFKTNIYYLPYWLRSMLACVNSSANPIIYFFLGNQRCRRREPLRVILQRALGNEEVRGGTTGTPHTNAPETSF